A region from the Sphingomonas flavescens genome encodes:
- a CDS encoding winged helix-turn-helix domain-containing protein gives MNAPANFPLCVAGLTIDPDRRHVCGKGGDEAVEPLVMQLLLRLADRAGEVVQRRELFSHLWGNAQVGDASLNRLVAELRKVLERTSSGEVVIETVPRTGYRLIAEPTKDEEQPAITRRSVLAGSAAALAVGAGGAGLWISRENKAQRATRLVDRGDTLLRDAAPMLAGEALPPLQQALALEPANVRALGLSALANETQAFNGGPNAADALRDADQQARAALRLDRREPHARLAMLDMQAGSLDWSQTEAGLQALRRDAPTNFHIVGALSSLFQAAGILSQAWIFNEQAAAIAPSSPTPHWRRALRLWTGGRTDDALRLSERLIPLWPRHSLVWNARFMILAFSGRTGAAAAMMNDKTGPLGNSHPVKPAQWAPTLDAFAHPTPANVAAATTANLAAARAYPGQAAYAAMALAQMGAVDEAYDVINGLLFSKGPLVASRPVEPRSFNANAPSWCRTQWLFMPPLASVRQDRRFAALCDELGLTTYWQQRGAGPNTTIPSS, from the coding sequence GTGAACGCTCCAGCAAACTTCCCGCTTTGTGTTGCCGGGCTGACGATCGATCCTGATCGCCGCCATGTGTGCGGGAAAGGCGGGGACGAAGCGGTCGAGCCGCTTGTCATGCAATTGCTTCTTCGTCTCGCTGACCGCGCAGGTGAAGTGGTGCAGCGGCGGGAGCTCTTCAGCCATCTGTGGGGCAATGCGCAGGTCGGTGACGCCAGTCTCAATCGGCTCGTCGCCGAACTGCGCAAGGTCCTGGAGCGGACAAGCAGCGGCGAGGTGGTCATCGAGACCGTTCCTCGCACCGGCTACCGCCTCATCGCTGAGCCTACGAAAGACGAAGAGCAACCCGCGATCACGCGTCGTTCGGTGCTGGCGGGAAGCGCAGCCGCCCTGGCGGTTGGCGCGGGCGGTGCCGGGCTTTGGATTTCTCGCGAGAACAAGGCGCAACGGGCGACGCGTCTCGTCGATCGCGGCGACACGTTGCTGCGCGACGCCGCCCCGATGCTGGCGGGTGAAGCCTTGCCGCCCTTGCAGCAGGCGCTTGCGCTGGAGCCCGCGAACGTCCGGGCGCTCGGCCTGTCCGCCTTGGCGAACGAGACGCAGGCGTTCAATGGCGGTCCCAATGCTGCTGACGCCTTGCGCGACGCGGATCAGCAGGCGCGCGCGGCGCTTCGCCTGGATCGTCGCGAACCCCACGCTCGGCTTGCAATGCTCGATATGCAGGCGGGCAGCCTCGATTGGTCGCAAACGGAGGCTGGGCTGCAGGCGCTTCGGCGTGATGCTCCCACCAACTTCCATATCGTCGGTGCGCTATCGTCCCTCTTTCAGGCCGCCGGAATTTTGTCCCAGGCATGGATCTTCAACGAACAGGCCGCGGCGATCGCGCCGAGCTCGCCAACCCCGCATTGGCGCCGCGCGCTGCGGCTTTGGACCGGGGGCCGAACCGACGACGCGCTTCGCTTGTCCGAGCGGCTGATCCCTCTGTGGCCGCGCCATTCGCTGGTCTGGAATGCGCGGTTCATGATCCTGGCGTTCAGCGGCCGGACGGGCGCAGCCGCCGCGATGATGAACGACAAAACCGGGCCGCTCGGAAACTCGCATCCGGTCAAGCCTGCCCAATGGGCGCCCACCTTGGATGCGTTCGCGCATCCTACGCCCGCCAACGTGGCCGCGGCGACAACAGCCAATTTGGCGGCAGCACGAGCATATCCAGGTCAGGCTGCATATGCGGCGATGGCATTGGCGCAGATGGGCGCTGTCGACGAGGCCTATGACGTGATCAACGGGCTCCTGTTCAGCAAAGGGCCGCTGGTGGCCAGTCGGCCAGTCGAGCCGCGCAGCTTCAACGCCAACGCGCCAAGCTGGTGCCGGACGCAGTGGCTGTTCATGCCGCCGCTC